The following proteins come from a genomic window of Verrucomicrobiota bacterium JB022:
- a CDS encoding glucosaminidase domain-containing protein, whose translation MLVILATAGIGFNSAHHSLPRYEWVRRTLPDFNAFNDPSERKQAFISFLAPQIEIINERILSQRQRLYGIWQHWQNTGELPDRDESFLDELALEYRFTWPGTPTEADFQALAERVDTIPVGLAIAQAALETGWGTSSLARFENNLYGMLCYEPGCGKEPTDRPPHLPYYEYATYPSVTASLRAYVRNLNTNNAYRELRAIRSEMRGGGMDATGHALAAGLVLYSDEGELYIVKIRNIIRQNRLDEADGYLAGPAAPVLPFPG comes from the coding sequence ATGCTGGTGATCCTGGCCACGGCAGGCATCGGGTTCAACAGCGCCCATCATTCGCTGCCCCGGTATGAATGGGTGCGTCGTACCTTGCCAGACTTCAACGCTTTCAACGATCCGAGCGAGCGCAAACAGGCCTTCATCTCGTTCCTCGCGCCGCAGATCGAGATCATCAACGAGCGCATCCTCAGCCAGCGGCAGCGCCTCTACGGCATCTGGCAGCACTGGCAGAACACGGGGGAGCTACCCGACCGCGATGAGAGCTTTCTCGACGAGCTTGCGCTGGAATACCGCTTCACCTGGCCCGGCACACCTACCGAGGCCGATTTTCAGGCGCTGGCCGAGCGGGTCGATACCATCCCGGTGGGGCTCGCCATCGCCCAGGCTGCGCTCGAAACCGGCTGGGGCACCTCGTCGCTCGCCCGCTTCGAGAACAACCTCTACGGCATGCTCTGTTATGAACCGGGCTGCGGCAAGGAACCGACCGACCGGCCGCCGCACCTGCCCTATTACGAGTATGCTACCTACCCGAGCGTAACGGCCTCCCTGCGCGCCTACGTGCGCAACCTCAATACCAACAACGCCTACCGAGAGCTGCGCGCAATCCGCTCCGAGATGCGCGGCGGGGGGATGGACGCCACAGGCCACGCCCTGGCCGCCGGCCTCGTGCTCTATTCCGACGAAGGCGAACTTTACATTGTAAAGATACGCAATATCATCCGACAGAATCGCCTGGATGAGGCCGACGGCTATCTGGCAGGGCCCGCTGCCCCCGTCTTGCCCTTCCCGGGATGA